Proteins from one Brockia lithotrophica genomic window:
- a CDS encoding ATPase component CbiO of energizing module of cobalt ECF transporter, whose product MSFVEHPVSASEELFRVEGVRFRYREGAPWALRGVDFVLRRRRRIAFVGANGSGKTTTFFVLRGLFSPEEGRVAFRGTEVYPAPELPAQEREKLLRSIGILFQDPDDMLVSLTVLEDVAFTPLHQGLPWEEAEQKARSALARLGIEFLADRAPRELSFGQKKLVALAGLLAAEPEVLLLDEPMAFLDPRGRCLLLAILEELYASGVDLVVATHDMRFVARWAEDVVVLSEGEVLFQGAPSELFRRSDVLDAAGLEDPGI is encoded by the coding sequence ATGTCCTTCGTGGAGCACCCGGTTTCGGCTTCCGAAGAACTCTTTCGCGTAGAGGGCGTGCGCTTTCGTTACCGCGAAGGCGCACCTTGGGCTCTTCGCGGTGTGGACTTCGTTCTCCGGCGACGACGGCGCATCGCCTTCGTCGGAGCCAACGGCTCGGGCAAGACGACGACATTTTTCGTCCTCCGTGGCCTTTTTTCGCCGGAAGAGGGGCGCGTCGCGTTTCGGGGCACGGAAGTCTACCCCGCACCTGAGCTCCCGGCGCAGGAGCGGGAGAAGCTCCTCCGAAGCATTGGGATTCTCTTTCAAGACCCCGACGACATGCTCGTCTCCCTCACGGTGCTCGAGGACGTAGCCTTTACGCCCCTGCACCAAGGCCTTCCCTGGGAGGAGGCGGAACAAAAGGCCCGATCTGCTCTGGCGCGGCTGGGCATCGAATTTCTCGCCGACCGCGCGCCGCGGGAACTCTCTTTCGGTCAAAAGAAGCTCGTCGCCCTTGCGGGCCTCCTCGCCGCCGAGCCCGAAGTCCTCCTCCTCGACGAACCCATGGCCTTCCTCGACCCGCGGGGTCGATGCCTTCTCTTGGCCATCCTCGAGGAGCTCTATGCCTCCGGCGTAGACCTCGTCGTCGCCACGCACGACATGCGCTTCGTCGCCCGGTGGGCGGAAGACGTGGTGGTGCTTTCTGAGGGCGAGGTTCTCTTCCAAGGCGCGCCTTCTGAACTTTTTCGCCGCAGCGACGTCCTCGACGCTGCTGGCCTGGAGGATCCCGGTATCTGA
- a CDS encoding Substrate-specific component NikM of nickel ECF transporter, with product MHIPDGILSPPVLLGAGALSLGVLAVAARKVGRELDAERLPAMGATAAFIFAAQMVNFPLLGAATSGHLLGGAFAAIVFGFWPATLIMSTVLVLQALLFQDGGITALGMNILDLAIVAPLVGRLVYDALGRISVPIKGFAAGWTSAVAAAATAALGLGLSGVVSYALAFQALLYWHALIGIGEGLITAVLLPFAFRTHFGATGYAGGMRP from the coding sequence TCGGCGCGGGAGCGCTTTCTTTAGGTGTACTCGCCGTTGCGGCGCGCAAGGTGGGGCGGGAGCTCGACGCCGAACGCCTCCCGGCGATGGGGGCGACGGCGGCCTTCATCTTCGCGGCGCAGATGGTGAACTTTCCGCTCCTCGGAGCGGCGACTTCCGGCCACCTCTTGGGTGGCGCCTTTGCGGCGATCGTCTTTGGCTTTTGGCCTGCGACGCTCATCATGTCCACGGTGCTCGTCCTTCAGGCGCTGCTCTTTCAGGACGGGGGGATCACCGCCCTCGGGATGAACATTCTCGACTTGGCGATCGTGGCCCCGCTCGTCGGCCGGCTCGTGTACGACGCCCTGGGGCGGATTTCCGTCCCGATCAAGGGATTCGCGGCTGGGTGGACGAGTGCCGTGGCGGCGGCGGCGACCGCAGCACTGGGTCTGGGGCTTTCGGGCGTCGTCTCCTACGCCCTCGCCTTTCAGGCGCTCCTCTACTGGCACGCCCTCATCGGCATCGGGGAGGGTTTGATCACGGCGGTCCTCCTTCCCTTCGCCTTTCGCACGCACTTCGGCGCGACGGGGTACGCGGGGGGGATGCGGCCGTGA
- a CDS encoding Transmembrane component NikQ of energizing module of nickel ECF transporter has translation MIREGRGVLRHPPYRVALVLFAAFLGVSVRTPVAGAALDVGAAFLLFAEVGRRGILQSARRLAVVLPWILFFFAFFPLLAATPAAGLAQAALYGTRLAFVALLLAWFFARTSLDELFRVLSSWRVPDVFVLLLAYTVRYGEHLAEEAARMRLALRARGFREGRFFTVRATRTLARLLGALYWRTEARSRRTALALRARGFSGRFLGRPFPPPRPGEALRLVFFVALVLAVVLWDYAGSSVLALWRR, from the coding sequence GTGATCCGGGAAGGCCGAGGCGTCCTCCGCCATCCTCCGTACCGCGTCGCCTTGGTCCTTTTCGCCGCCTTTCTCGGGGTGAGCGTCCGCACCCCCGTCGCGGGGGCCGCGTTGGACGTCGGCGCGGCCTTTCTTCTTTTCGCGGAGGTGGGACGAAGGGGTATCCTGCAAAGCGCGCGCCGCCTCGCGGTAGTCTTGCCTTGGATCCTTTTTTTCTTTGCCTTTTTCCCGCTTCTCGCCGCCACGCCCGCGGCCGGGCTGGCGCAGGCGGCGCTGTACGGGACGCGCCTCGCCTTTGTCGCGCTCCTTCTCGCGTGGTTTTTCGCCCGAACGTCCCTCGACGAGCTCTTTCGCGTATTGTCCTCGTGGCGCGTCCCGGACGTCTTCGTCCTCCTCCTCGCCTACACCGTGCGCTACGGGGAACATCTGGCGGAGGAAGCGGCGCGCATGCGCCTCGCCCTTCGCGCTCGGGGGTTCCGCGAAGGGCGGTTCTTTACCGTACGCGCCACCCGTACCCTCGCCCGCCTTCTCGGCGCCCTCTACTGGCGTACGGAGGCGCGCAGTCGGAGGACGGCGTTGGCCCTTCGGGCCCGGGGGTTTTCCGGTCGCTTTCTCGGGCGCCCCTTTCCTCCTCCACGTCCCGGAGAAGCTTTGCGCCTCGTCTTCTTCGTCGCTCTGGTGCTTGCGGTCGTTTTGTGGGATTACGCAGGTTCTTCCGTCCTTGCGCTTTGGCGGCGTTGA